The window TTTTAGctgttaaaaatatatttttttactgatGATGCTgaggaaaataattttatgcacTTGCAAATGATTATATTTGGCGGTTTCCCTGATGATCTTATTGTTTCAGAGTATCAGCATGAAAAGCCTTTTAGCTATCCTGACCCTCCGAATACTTCTCTGGTGATCTTAATACCATATTTGTGCTTTTATGGACTGggttaaatctaaaaattatgGCCAATGTTGCCTCATAGCTGTCTAAATCTTGCTGCAAAACTGTATTTTTGTATATGCACTCtttatgtgtttttgttgattttgctGCAACACTGTTTTATGGACTGGCTTAAATCTTAAAATCACAACCATATGTATATTTTCTTCAGAATAGGAATTGTTAATTTGTACATGGTTTCATGAAATAAGCATTAATTAGTGATTACTGGACTAAACCTGTGATTTGGCACATGATTTTTTCTcataaatcatttttcataGTTCTGCTGTAAAAAGAATTGATTTTGACATGTGTACTAAAGTTTAGATTCTGACCTTGCATTTTGACATTCTTTTGTATTAAGGTATTAGTAACATCAGGATCTTGTTTGTCAGAATGAGTTTGTTATCTGCACAAGTAATCCTGTTTTTCTACACATTGATGATGAAGATAATATACATTCATGGATTTGCTATTGGTATGCTAAACAActagtaataataatgtaattacCATTTTTCTTAtgtactactccataataaTTGGTGTCAGTGACTTCAGGTTTCTTTGCCTTCACCTACTCAGTCACTATTATAATTTGCTAACTGAAATTTTCAACTGTACATTCCTTTGGTTGGGTTGGCTAGTTCTGGCTTGGACCATATCTAACtgcaaatattttgaatttttctcctCAGAGAAGAAATAACTACAACTCAAGCAGGAAGAGAATGAGTGGCAGAGCTGCTAGAGCTCAAAGGGAAGACAGCATTAGGCGAACTGTCTATGTCTCTGACATTGATCATAATGTAAGTGAAGTTGATGAACTTCTTCTTGTCTTAGGGCTAGAAACTTGATATTCACTCATAATTCTAACTTGATTGTTCCTTTGCTTGTTAAATCAAGATTACTGAGGAGCGGCTTGCTGCTCTATTCTGCAGCTATGGACAAGTAAGTTATTCTTCTGACTGACTTTGTCATGTGAATATTTTCTGCAtgcttaataaaaaaaaatcatgccACCTTATCTTTAAAATCACTTCTTTCTGGAATATAATATGAGTCTACCTCTGAATGTTCAATTTTTAACCTTGAAGCGCTAGTTACTTTTCTTTGTAGGGAAATTCTTGGCTATATTGTGATTTGTGCCCATGAATTCCCACATGAATTAAACATACTTGGcctatttttatactttcctTTTGTTTATCACTAGTTTGTAGCCATATTTTTGTATACTGTTTTTACATGCTCCCTTGCAGCAAAAAGGACATCTGGATCGACATTTCTCTGTAGGTTTGCTTGCACATCCTTTTGTATGGAAGCCTTCCATACATGGTTTTTGGGTCTTCCAGTTCTGCTATTGTTTTTAACTACTTCTTTCTAAGCCATTTCGTAAACCACCAAGTAGGgtcttaaaaattatatttagctCGTCTTCAGCTTTTTAGTTGCATTCACTATGAAGCGTATTTTagtttgaaaatattgtcTTTACTAGTTCATTTGGCAAGTTTCTAGCACTATTTAATTTGTCTTTTTCTGCTTTAAACATTTGACGTGCTGATATCTTGGTTTGACTCGGAAAACCTATATGTCatgtttctttctttctttctttcttattttgccTCTTTGTCTGCAATGCATACCTGGAGTCTTTGTGCCCGTGGCTCCACTTTAGAAGCCTTGGTAACTATAAATGTTACTAATTGCGTTGTTTAAGCAAATTTTCTCTTATCTTTTACTTAATGCAACTTCAACCATCATGAAATGCAACTCCATTTTTTACGGCATGCAACTTCAACACTGTAAACCTCTGTATTTCTTTTGCAGGTTCTCGATTGCCGGGTATGTGGGGATCCACACTCCCGTCTTCGCTTTGCTTTTGTAGAATTTGCAGATGATTGTGAGTCATCTCTTTCTTTCCCCCCTCTTTCATTGGAGTTCCTTACCATGAATCTCTGATCTCTGAAACATTATCGTTTCTCATGTCCTAAAATCAACAGATTCTGCTAGAGCTGCTCTTATCCTTTCCGGAACACTCTTAGGTTTCTCTCCTATCAAGGTCTTGCCTTCTAAAACTGCTATTCTCCCCGTCAATCCGACATTCCTTCCAAGGGTATGAGTTAATCATCACTATTTGTATTCTATTAAAgattttttcttgaattccTTTCCTCCCATCCAGTTGCTTTcacatatattttgtttctgACATCTATTTTCTAGTAACTAAACTAATCATATCAATTCTTAATCACTTTGCAGTCGGAGGATGAGCGTGAAATGTGTGCGAGGACAGTTTACTGTACAAATATTGATAAGAAGGCATGCAAACTTTCTCCTTTCCCGCTGTTATGttgtgtttttgttattttactaattgGTGCTGTATTCTGaagattcattatttataaattaaatatttaatatacgCTGAATAATTTTGTCGTAATGTAGGTTACACAACTTGATGTCAAGAATTTCTTTGAAACAAGATGTGGGGAGGTATACCTTGAAGTATAGTATGACTATTCACTTTCCCTGGTTGTGCTTGGAATTGGTATGACCAGACAATTCTCTTAACTTTCAGGTTTCCCGTCTGAGGCTCTTGGGGGATCACATGCACTCTACACGAATTGCTTTTGTTGAATTCTTCATGGTATGctactacttttattttctctgtGTTCTCATTTTGTTGTCTAGTTTATGCTTTCTTATtagaatatggagtatttcattttcatagtatatgataagtGCATGTGGGAAATGTGGATAGGACCAGGCTATCAATAGATCCAAAACCACCTTTTAACCATTCAACGAGGAGGATAAAGTTAAGGGTATTTTTAGATGAAGAGAATTCAAACGAAGCTTTATAACGTAAGGAAGGGGactaaaagagaagaaaaacaacTTGCAAGTGAACCTGCACGAAATGCGGATCAGGAATTCCTGCCCAAGTAGAATATCCACCTACTCTACTAAgatagaaaaagttaatgatcCCAAATCATTCTATCTACTCTTACATAAATAACATAATGAACTAGGGTTCAGAAACAAAAGCAAGGTTGGACCTTTTATTAGGGGCCTGAATAACTTAACTAATTaaggaattatttttttttaagaaaaatgagtagaGGCATTTAGAAATGTGAGTGTTATCCATCTATATAACAGATCAGCATTTCAAATTGTAGGgtgaatgaaaataatgttacCAAGGACACTCTCATGAAGATGAACAACTGATAATACTGACATCTAGCAGTAACAGAACTTGAAGCTTTTCTGCATGAATTATCTTCAATTGATGACTGCTTGTACTTTACTTTGTAGAGCTACATTGTTAGAAATCTTTTAAGTTGGAATGTTGGATTATGTTTTAAACTCAAAAGGTGGGAGGACACTAACTCTACGAACGACTACGCGTGTGTCAGGGAACCTGTGCATAAACTTGTTTTCTTAGAAAGTATCGACAAAACACATCATGTTTCTGTGTTGCCTGTCTATTTAGTATCGCGTATAAGCCTTTAATACCATGAAATCGGTCTCAAATTTGTTggcttaaattaaatttcaggCTGAGAGTGCAATCCTGGCTCTTGACTGCTGTGGTGAGATGCTGGGATCCCAGCGTATCAGGTACCTCGTTTCCCTGAGCCTGCCGCACTCATTCAGTCTCAACTCTTTAACTTCTTCAGTCTTAACAAGTTTGAGAAACTGTTGTGTAGGGTGAGCCCTTCAAAGACACCGGTGAGGCCGCGGATGCCCCAAGCTGGAGTGCAGTAACGATATAAACTGGAATCGTCTATCCCTGAAAGGTGAAGGTTGCTGTTTGTTCTCTTGGAAGAGAGCCTGCTTCGAAATAGAAGAGGTCGTGAAACTTGCTGTGTTTCAGCTTTCCAATTTCCTGGCAACagtgacattttttttcttttcctgcTCCTGGATTTAAATTCTGAGTTTTTTTCGATGAGTGCGAACTCGGCTACGTTATATGATATTTAAACATGAATGCTATCTTGAACTACTGCAATGCTGCttcaaaataaatggaaaaatcgATGCTGCCCTTGCCTTGCTCAAGGGGTGGTTTACAATTTACAGGTTTTTTGTTTATGGGAAAAAGATGATAAGTGAAGTAACATAAGTGTAGATTTTgcttacaaaatatttatgttcCGCAGGCATAAAATATCTATGATACCCATATAACTTTGATTTTTGCCCATAaaatactcatttttcttGCTCTTGGGATGTAAGACCTTTACTACTAGAGGGATCCTTATATTTGTGCCATAATATTGTCTTCGTTGTCCTAAAATATCTTTACTCTGAAGGTGAatgatgtatatatatgtacaactTACTAAAACTGagttaagagcatccgcagcggtagGAATTTTGGCGTCCGTTCGTCCGTGCCAGCAGCAAGGACGAGCTCGTCCGTCGCGGCGAGCtatccgtccgtgccagcggcacagcgctgctcttagctaagagcacgtccgtgccgctgagcagccctaCGTGGCACGatttgattggccaacggctaAATAtcgatttttcttttttttttaaaaaaaaattgtaattaatacaaaaaaaaaaaaaattggattcccaaaaaatagagccgtttatggatgttttttttggatttttgtgatttttttaaaaaatgccaaaatcatctataaatacacacattcatcatccacttttcacatcaaattatctctcattcatactttttcatactaaatcatctacatcttcctctctcactCAAACCCTTtctaaaaaattctaaaatggatttcaccgatctcattgcggaagcggagcgtgaagaacaagaatattatgaacaatatcgtgccgcctatgaagcctatgtcgccgccaataccccgcccctcctcctcaaccaacTAGATCAAAACGTCGCTACATCCCTCGTGATCGGGAAGGAGCCCACGAAAGGCTCGttgccgactatttttccgaccagccacggtatccagaagattactttcggcttaaatgcatcaaagatcataggctagggttccatttaaaaagggatttgaccaaagcatttaatgaacaattaaataggagaagaataatgccttagcaaagaaatccaacaaaaggTTATCGCAATAAATGCTCATCagagtttccaaaataattccaactgtttcatatccaaaatattcccacgaaataaaagtattcatcccaaccaaaagataacaatttttcataaaatagcggaagcgatcaagagagaagtgaggctatgtatggagacacaacgacactttAAGTACCAAcagatcatcttattatttcctactcaacaccgccgcccgctcgccaccgctcaacctgcacatagggaaaacacatgcagggctgagtactataaacatactcagtggactcatgccgaaaacagttttatcaacaTTAGtaattatcatgccattttcaagtgtccatcggggttttaactttagaaagacccgaggcaccaaaatatttctttatcaaatatcacggtcgcgcaaccatttttctcatcgacgtttaccatatcctcattctacatgacaaggaatgcggccgcaatccaggtcactagaccggccaacccgtacgctgacactcggtctaacattggtgtacactaacccaagtagagtttgcggctctacaaggatccgaattcgattaaatcaatagtggcatagccacgagggataggcacgacaaaacaaatcaaggcatgataacacatatctcattctcatcaatatcagtttaggacaatgtccttattttaaaagaaagcccacctcgtcggcttatctcgaaagtattctcttctcctcgtttatcacgctgagagcgcgaagtatcacctttaaattaggcgtatcacaaatcagtttcaatcattgatttcaaatcatgcatgtctcccatatttcccttttttcccatcgattactttcaaatcatcaaacaaaatcaaagtatgattagcatatcatttttattcaaataacaactccaaattcaccattaaatcgtgtcacgcatgagtgttccacacacacaacacacgcacacgatcacaacacatgtgcacgccgaccgaggcgtgcacacacacacacacacggtctcgcacacacacacttgcaCACATATATCCCGAAattcaccgattaatttccccttcactcaatctatatgcatgtggaaacaagaacaccgattgatcggtagaagaagaggagatcaataattaaagtaccttttccaaaagaacgaacggtagaaacaaggaattagtcttgattcttcaataatctcttgaatttcacttgaattcttctcaattgatgaagaaatcttgaagaaaacttgaagaaaatatggagaaaGTGGGAgagagattttcgaaattgtTGAGGAGTGGGGCGCCGGTTTttggtgtgctagggtttgatctctctcttatatttatagagtgccaaaataataatatcccaataattaaataaatcaagatttggaagaTATGGAGAGATTTGGGGAAGTGGCGTTAATTAGTTGAGAAGTAGGAGGATTTTCGAATTTTGTAGGCTATTTTacttagcctatgatttaaattcaaatatttcacggagtagaataatatatcacggagcaagaaaataataatcaaatcTCCCAAGTATAGCCAAAAGTGGCGtgtaaaaatcaaatcttccaagggatttgaatttcaaatcctaatttaattaggatatgcaatatcttcttagatttggcaagatatgctaggatattctagcatatttatatttattcatggaatagaataaataagagatcaaataaataaataattccctcttctccaatatatgagattttcgaaaatctcatgggaaaaatcaaagtggtggttcgaaaattccatgtaggaattatagagtatttggactttggatttaatttggataattatcccaaacaaataattaaatccaagaataatattatttcttctccaataatcatgatggccgaaaattccaccaacaaataatgaataatcggactttggatttaaatttggaaaattcttccaaccaaataattaaatccaagaaaaataggatttcttctccaaataaaaataggagGGATCGAATAATTCCACATGATttaataatgctcctatttaattctcactcatcccttaggaaaataattcacccacaattatatttctccgcatcaaatattcacacccaatcaatcatttctttacttcctcttctttttctcaacgcattgacctttcaacggccacgtcatattttcccatctttgactattcaatagccacgtcaacatttcaacaagttgactattcaactcaatctcaattctcatacgcaattaggtcacaaagacactatgcaattaattactcatcaaataatccacatatcatagcatttaaggcatttaatgcaaaaattttataacccgaaaattagggtttgaaaaagtgggtcccacccgccccactcgagtacactctccattcgcgtaaccaaacgcgggctcagatgtacaaggtcttccaagattggaggaccgccactgaccccacggagaagatgtttcttcactcgatgctcgagagcatgcgggttgatttggatgtcgcgagggcacggctagggggttccgacgtgggctcagataccacgggtggcggcggcggcggcggcggcgacgacggcgacgacggcgatgaggagtagagagcggcggggctcgtgtgtggaagccctttttttaaaaaaaaaatcatgtactttttttttaaaatctttgtactttttttgaatggaatggattaattttcccgtatatgtgtcgtaaatttaatttcgtaatttaatcgtaattttaattccgtaaatgtagtatattttgaattatttttattgcggctggcctatggctatcctatggctggcctaaatccgATGTGGCAGgtagatttttagtgctgctgacgtggcagggagagagaatggctagcctattgctggcctatgtagcattggagatgctcttaagcggccacaaaggcggCGGCCCAACGCTTATCCTTGAAGTGGTCGTCGACTAccgcctatggatttggcatgtatatttcggtgttgccggatccaacaacgacttgaacgtgctatattcttcaccactcttcgatgattttttgaatggtgtagcaccggggatcgacttcaccgtcaacggaaatgcataccacatgGGTTACTATCTCGCCGATGGTATCTACCCAAGGTGGTCGACTTTCGTGAAGTCGTTCAGCAATCCACAAGAGCCGAGACAGATTCTTTTTGCACAGcgtcaagagtctgctcggaaagacgttgaaagagcttttggggtccttcaaggccgattcaacattgtgaagtccccttcttggctttggtacgttaagaatatcgccggcatcatgtacacgtgtattttcttgcacaacatgattatagctAACGAAGGACCGAGGGCGGCTAACTTTTACGACAAGGATGAAGCCGGAAACTCAACCGCGAGGTCTCCCCCACGGCGAGGTGTGCGTACGACGGTGAACGAGAGGATCGAAAGAAGACACACAATGCGCAATACAAGAGCCCACActgagctacaaaaagatctaatcaatcacatttggacgaaattcggcaacgagtagtgggtctttttaattttatggattttaattatgtaattttttaattattttgtaatttgtaatagtatttcgggtatttttaatgcattttaatattgtggaaatgtttttatttaaattgaataatagaatggtggaacccttgagcttgtccttagctaagagcacggatgtgggtgttgtgctcttagctaaggacaaagagtaaaagtgggtccgggcccacttccgtgctcttatctaagagcacggatgtggatGCTGCTATAATCTGATGTTATCtacaaaataaagtatataattaaaaagaaaagttacGACATAAAACTGATATGTTTATGTAACGTAAACTAATATGCTcaattattatactaaaattcCACAAGATTGGGCTCATCAATGATGA is drawn from Salvia hispanica cultivar TCC Black 2014 chromosome 6, UniMelb_Shisp_WGS_1.0, whole genome shotgun sequence and contains these coding sequences:
- the LOC125195860 gene encoding polyadenylate-binding protein-interacting protein 9-like isoform X2 is translated as MHLQMIIFGGFPDDLIVSEYQHEKPFSYPDPPNTSLRRNNYNSSRKRMSGRAARAQREDSIRRTVYVSDIDHNITEERLAALFCSYGQVLDCRVCGDPHSRLRFAFVEFADDYSARAALILSGTLLGFSPIKVLPSKTAILPVNPTFLPRSEDEREMCARTVYCTNIDKKVTQLDVKNFFETRCGEVSRLRLLGDHMHSTRIAFVEFFMAESAILALDCCGEMLGSQRIRVSPSKTPVRPRMPQAGVQ
- the LOC125195860 gene encoding polyadenylate-binding protein-interacting protein 8-like isoform X1; this encodes MAAGAEVSGEGVVVDSQIAVVEPSSPKNHGPPSEKIVEKIENDNENETENFGSVNSEESDISNGVKISDSKLNVDSKSELQMKEIVDMLKKLKLNPMAKEFFPSNYYDGQMGDYNFVLSDKNLGDDGPNNRRRRNNYNSSRKRMSGRAARAQREDSIRRTVYVSDIDHNITEERLAALFCSYGQVLDCRVCGDPHSRLRFAFVEFADDYSARAALILSGTLLGFSPIKVLPSKTAILPVNPTFLPRSEDEREMCARTVYCTNIDKKVTQLDVKNFFETRCGEVSRLRLLGDHMHSTRIAFVEFFMAESAILALDCCGEMLGSQRIRVSPSKTPVRPRMPQAGVQ